A region from the Tachysurus vachellii isolate PV-2020 chromosome 25, HZAU_Pvac_v1, whole genome shotgun sequence genome encodes:
- the ythdf3 gene encoding YTH domain-containing family protein 3 isoform X2, whose translation MSATTVDQRPKGQGNKVQNGSMHQKDSVNDDDFENYLSSQTNQSNSYPPMSDPYMPSYYAPSIGFPYSLGEAAWSTAGDPPMPYLTTYGQMSNGEHHFIPDGVFSQPGALGNTPPFLSQHGFNFFPGNADFSTWGTSGSQGQSTQSSAYSNSYGYAPSSLGRAIADGQAGFGSDTQLSKVPPLSSIDQGMAGLKLGSDMASVTKTVGSPLGGTAGMSSMAANSVPPVSSSVPKPTSWAAIAKKPAKPQPKIKPKTNPGIGSGVTIPPPPIKHNMNIGTWDDKVSITKPQLAQQMLPPQPLVQPQILAQPQPLLPHQPQPQQLQLQSPQPPPQLQPGPPHHLHHHPSQHAPPQPQHPLHQQNAPPQNRWVAPRNRVATFNQSGGQENFTLGPGVPLCASLSAPGELHPVLEKLKALNSYNPKDFDWNMKNGRVFIIKSYSEDDIHRSIKYSIWCSTEHGNKRLDTAYRSLATKGPLYLLFSVNGSGHFCGVAEMKSPVDYNAYAGVWSQDKWKGKFEVKWIFVKDVPNNQLRHIRLENNDNKPVTNSRDTQEVPLEKAKQVLKIIATFKHTTSIFDDFAHYEKRQEEEEAIRRERSRNKQ comes from the exons AGACCCAAAGGCCAAGGAAATAAAG TGCAAAACGGTTCAATGCATCAGAAGGATTCTGTCAACGATGACGACTTTGAGAATTACTTAAGCAGCCAGACAAATCAG AGTAACAGCTACCCACCAATGTCTGACCCCTACATGCCCAGCTACTATGCCCCATCGATTGGATTTCCCTACTCTCTGGGTGAAGCTGCGTGGTCCACTGCAGGAGACCCCCCTATGCCCTACTTGACTACGTATGGACAGATGAGCAATGGCGAGCATCATTTCATCCCTGATGGAGTCTTTAGCCAGCCTGGTGCTCTTGGCAACACGCCTCCATTTCTTAGTCAACATGGATTTAACTTCTTTCCCGGCAACGCAGACTTTTCCACCTGGGGCACCAGCGGCTCGCAGGGACAATCGACCCAGAGTTCGGCGTACAGCAACAGCTACGGCTATGCCCCCAGCTCACTGGGCAGGGCTATAGCGGACGGACAGGCCGGTTTTGGCAGTGACACGCAGCTCAGCAAGGTTCCTCCGCTGAGCAGCATTGACCAAGGCATGGCCGGGCTCAAGCTCGGATCCGACATGGCATCCGTCACCAAAACTGTCGGCTCTCCTCTTGGAGGAACAGCTGGCATGAGCAGCATGGCAGCCAACAGCGTGCCTCCTGTGAGCTCCTCAGTTCCAAAGCCTACATCTTGGGCAGCCATTGCTAAGAAACCAGCTAAACCTCAACCCAAAATCAAGCCTAAGACCAATCCAGGTATAGGAAGTGGTGTCACCATTCCTCCACCGCCTATAAAGCATAACATGAACATTGGAACCTGGGACGACAAAGTTTCCATCACGAAACCACAGCTGGCTCAGCAGATGTTGCCCCCTCAGCCTTTGGTGCAGCCACAGATTTTAGCCCAGCCGCAGCCCTTATTGCCTCATCAACCCCAACCCCAGCAGCTCCAGCTTCAGTCCCCTCAACCTCCTCCACAGCTTCAACCAGGTCCACCGCATCATCTCCATCACCATCCATCCCAACATGCCCCTCCTCAGCCTCAGCATCCTCTCCATCAGCAGAACGCGCCACCCCAGAACCGCTGGGTGGCACCGAGGAACAGGGTGGCCACGTTTAACCAGAGTGGGGGGCAGGAGAACTTCACTCTGGGCCCCGGCGTGCCTCTGTGCGCCTCCTTGTCTGCCCCTGGTGAGCTCCACCCGGTGCTGGAGAAGCTCAAAGCGCTTAACAGCTACAACCCCAAAGACTTTGACTGGAACATGAAGAACGGTCGTGTGTTCATCATTAAGAGCTACTCCGAGGACGACATCCACCGTTCCATCAAATACTCCATCTGGTGCAGCACGGAGCACGGCAACAAGCGTCTGGACACGGCGTACCGCTCGTTGGCCACCAAGGGCCCACTTTACCTTCTGTTCAGCGTCAACGGCAGTGGTCACTTCTGCGGCGTGGCCGAGATGAAGTCACCCGTGGACTACAACGCGTACGCTGGCGTCTGGTCTCAGGACAAGTGGAAGGGCAAGTTCGAGGTCAAGTGGATCTTCGTCAAGGACGTCCCCAACAACCAGCTGCGGCACATCCGCCTGGAGAACAATGACAACAAGCCGGTCACCAACTCCAGGGACACTCAGGAGGTGCCTCTGGAAAAAGCCAAGCAAGTGCTTAAAATTATCGCCACTTTCAAGCATACCACCTCGATCTTTGACGATTTTGCACATTACGAAAAACggcaggaggaagaagaagccaTACGCAGG
- the ythdf3 gene encoding YTH domain-containing family protein 3 isoform X1 has translation MSATTVDQRPKGQGNKVQNGSMHQKDSVNDDDFENYLSSQTNQSNSYPPMSDPYMPSYYAPSIGFPYSLGEAAWSTAGDPPMPYLTTYGQMSNGEHHFIPDGVFSQPGALGNTPPFLSQHGFNFFPGNADFSTWGTSGSQGQSTQSSAYSNSYGYAPSSLGRAIADGQAGFGSDTQLSKVPPLSSIDQGMAGLKLGSDMASVTKTVGSPLGGTAGMSSMAANSVPPVSSSVPKPTSWAAIAKKPAKPQPKIKPKTNPGIGSGVTIPPPPIKHNMNIGTWDDKVSITKPQLAQQMLPPQPLVQPQILAQPQPLLPHQPQPQQLQLQSPQPPPQLQPGPPHHLHHHPSQHAPPQPQHPLHQQNAPPQNRWVAPRNRVATFNQSGGQENFTLGPGVPLCASLSAPGELHPVLEKLKALNSYNPKDFDWNMKNGRVFIIKSYSEDDIHRSIKYSIWCSTEHGNKRLDTAYRSLATKGPLYLLFSVNGSGHFCGVAEMKSPVDYNAYAGVWSQDKWKGKFEVKWIFVKDVPNNQLRHIRLENNDNKPVTNSRDTQEVPLEKAKQVLKIIATFKHTTSIFDDFAHYEKRQEEEEAIRRHIDLRFIGEM, from the exons AGACCCAAAGGCCAAGGAAATAAAG TGCAAAACGGTTCAATGCATCAGAAGGATTCTGTCAACGATGACGACTTTGAGAATTACTTAAGCAGCCAGACAAATCAG AGTAACAGCTACCCACCAATGTCTGACCCCTACATGCCCAGCTACTATGCCCCATCGATTGGATTTCCCTACTCTCTGGGTGAAGCTGCGTGGTCCACTGCAGGAGACCCCCCTATGCCCTACTTGACTACGTATGGACAGATGAGCAATGGCGAGCATCATTTCATCCCTGATGGAGTCTTTAGCCAGCCTGGTGCTCTTGGCAACACGCCTCCATTTCTTAGTCAACATGGATTTAACTTCTTTCCCGGCAACGCAGACTTTTCCACCTGGGGCACCAGCGGCTCGCAGGGACAATCGACCCAGAGTTCGGCGTACAGCAACAGCTACGGCTATGCCCCCAGCTCACTGGGCAGGGCTATAGCGGACGGACAGGCCGGTTTTGGCAGTGACACGCAGCTCAGCAAGGTTCCTCCGCTGAGCAGCATTGACCAAGGCATGGCCGGGCTCAAGCTCGGATCCGACATGGCATCCGTCACCAAAACTGTCGGCTCTCCTCTTGGAGGAACAGCTGGCATGAGCAGCATGGCAGCCAACAGCGTGCCTCCTGTGAGCTCCTCAGTTCCAAAGCCTACATCTTGGGCAGCCATTGCTAAGAAACCAGCTAAACCTCAACCCAAAATCAAGCCTAAGACCAATCCAGGTATAGGAAGTGGTGTCACCATTCCTCCACCGCCTATAAAGCATAACATGAACATTGGAACCTGGGACGACAAAGTTTCCATCACGAAACCACAGCTGGCTCAGCAGATGTTGCCCCCTCAGCCTTTGGTGCAGCCACAGATTTTAGCCCAGCCGCAGCCCTTATTGCCTCATCAACCCCAACCCCAGCAGCTCCAGCTTCAGTCCCCTCAACCTCCTCCACAGCTTCAACCAGGTCCACCGCATCATCTCCATCACCATCCATCCCAACATGCCCCTCCTCAGCCTCAGCATCCTCTCCATCAGCAGAACGCGCCACCCCAGAACCGCTGGGTGGCACCGAGGAACAGGGTGGCCACGTTTAACCAGAGTGGGGGGCAGGAGAACTTCACTCTGGGCCCCGGCGTGCCTCTGTGCGCCTCCTTGTCTGCCCCTGGTGAGCTCCACCCGGTGCTGGAGAAGCTCAAAGCGCTTAACAGCTACAACCCCAAAGACTTTGACTGGAACATGAAGAACGGTCGTGTGTTCATCATTAAGAGCTACTCCGAGGACGACATCCACCGTTCCATCAAATACTCCATCTGGTGCAGCACGGAGCACGGCAACAAGCGTCTGGACACGGCGTACCGCTCGTTGGCCACCAAGGGCCCACTTTACCTTCTGTTCAGCGTCAACGGCAGTGGTCACTTCTGCGGCGTGGCCGAGATGAAGTCACCCGTGGACTACAACGCGTACGCTGGCGTCTGGTCTCAGGACAAGTGGAAGGGCAAGTTCGAGGTCAAGTGGATCTTCGTCAAGGACGTCCCCAACAACCAGCTGCGGCACATCCGCCTGGAGAACAATGACAACAAGCCGGTCACCAACTCCAGGGACACTCAGGAGGTGCCTCTGGAAAAAGCCAAGCAAGTGCTTAAAATTATCGCCACTTTCAAGCATACCACCTCGATCTTTGACGATTTTGCACATTACGAAAAACggcaggaggaagaagaagccaTACGCAGG